From the genome of Candidatus Obscuribacterales bacterium:
CCACCCCATGACGATCGCACCTCCCATCCCCAAAACACGCCGCTACCTAGCGAACGTCAGCGGCTGCAAACCGTCCAACATCGCTGGGATACGGTTCATCAAGACTTGGTGACCACTCGGATTGTGCGCGGTATCTATTATTTAGGCGGTGCCTTAGAACTTTTGCTGGCGCTGCGTTTTCTCCTGCAATTCTCAGGAGCCAATCGTGACAACCTGTTTGCCCGATTTATTTACAACCTCTCAGGCCCCTTTGCTGCACCGTTTGATGGACTTTTTAGTCCGCCAACCTTTGGAGGAGGCGCTAATATTTTTGATACCAACCTACTCGTTGCCATGGTGAGCTATTCCATCTTGGTGCTGCTGGCCATTCGACTCATTTGGGTCTTTCGGGTAGAGCGACGGTAATCTAGGTCTCGCCTTCTCAACTCATGCCATTCCTATCTATTGTTCAGGTGTTTCTATGACCAGCAAGATTGCGTTGATTGCCCATGACCATAAAAAAGATGACATGGTCAACTTTGTGCGCACCCATCGCACTTGCTTTGCCCGGTACAACCTAATTGCTACCGGCACCACCGGACAACGCATTCAAGAAGGCACCCATCTAAAGGTTGAGCAGATGCTGTCGGGGCCCTTGGGCGGGGATGCACAAATTGCAGCCCAGGTGGCCACCAAAGATGTGGTTGCGGTCATTTTCCTCATTGATCCTCTCTATGCCCAGCCCCATGAACCGGACATCCAGGCCCTGCTACGCATCTGCAACGTCCACAACGTTCCCCTAGCCACCAATCTAGCGACGGCGGAGGCGATCGCTCTCAGCCTAAAGCAAACGCTCCATGCCCACCTGATTTATAATCCCGTCTCGGGTACGGGGGATAGTGAAGCCGATCTCGCTCTGATTCGCGAACTGCTGGGGGCAGGCTTTCACCTAACCGTTCACACCACCACAGCGGAGATTGACGGCAAGGTTCTAGCAGAGAAAGCGATCGCTCAATCGGCAGACTTAATTATTGCCTCTGGCGGTGATGGCACGGTCTCAGCTGTATCTGGCGTCGTCATGGGTACTGATATTCCCCTTGGCATCATCCCCCGAGGTACGGCCAATGCCTTTGCTTCGGCGCTAGGGATTCCCACGACTATGAATTCTATTCGCGGATCCTGTGAGGTAATTCTGGCAGGACACACGCGATCGCTGGATGGGGCCCGCTGTAATGGTCATCCCATGATCCTCTTGGCTGGCATTGGCTATGAAGCCGAAGCGATTGACCGGGCA
Proteins encoded in this window:
- the mgsA gene encoding methylglyoxal synthase produces the protein MTSKIALIAHDHKKDDMVNFVRTHRTCFARYNLIATGTTGQRIQEGTHLKVEQMLSGPLGGDAQIAAQVATKDVVAVIFLIDPLYAQPHEPDIQALLRICNVHNVPLATNLATAEAIALSLKQTLHAHLIYNPVSGTGDSEADLALIRELLGAGFHLTVHTTTAEIDGKVLAEKAIAQSADLIIASGGDGTVSAVSGVVMGTDIPLGIIPRGTANAFASALGIPTTMNSIRGSCEVILAGHTRSLDGARCNGHPMILLAGIGYEAEAIDRADREAKKRWGALAYLAAGWQQLDEQELFDAELEIDGKTHQFEAGAITVANAAPPTSVLAQGVGEVICDDGLLDVTIATAETKIQAIAAMVNMLGSALIKIPSNHPKVVHLRAKQLKVTTHPPQKVVLDGEIIGQTPLTFECIPDGLTVFVPSNQ
- a CDS encoding YggT family protein — protein: MNDQQPPRPPHDDRTSHPQNTPLPSERQRLQTVQHRWDTVHQDLVTTRIVRGIYYLGGALELLLALRFLLQFSGANRDNLFARFIYNLSGPFAAPFDGLFSPPTFGGGANIFDTNLLVAMVSYSILVLLAIRLIWVFRVERR